cgaggatcgaactcgcgaccccgagatccgtagaccaacgctcttacctattgagctaagcggacgggctcaGTTTTTGGTAAAGgaaagttatcgtgcccaccttacttttggctgccggaatcctaaggcggtgcccgattgttgttttttcctgcttatatgtgttcgtatgtgtgcttgtgcgtctgtgtgacttgggcggtgccctacagtgttgttatatcttacttgtctgtttatctatgtaagttagctGTGTGTGGATGTGCCTGTCTTTTGTACACGAGTGTCTCCGCTTCTgttgtttacgttgtagtgtaactgtgattaaggaagcTAACATTCccttttgtatattcatccttgttctactctTCCCTTCACCCCCCTCCCCACTCCCCTTCCTACCCCTTACCCCTCctccctctatctatattttgcataaaattaaaatgtacttgttggatttttgaagcgaCCCGTCTGTACTATTtgtccgttacagcttctttttgttgtggtccTACTTTGCAAATACGCGGCCCTGAGgctggtgctctgtgcttccgagaaatctacccttacctattatcttttgtacgCAAGCTGGTATCCCAATGCCCAacaatgggaatggattgaaactttacacacatcTTCACTGTCATGGTCTGACATGCAGTGTCCAGGTTTCATACCTCTACtttgcaaatttacaaaattatgccccttttctcgacctagcagtttttggttagtttttttatgtaagctggtatctcactaCCCACTAACGGGAATGAATTAATACTTCACATGCTTGTCCACTGTCACTGAtatgcactgtacaggttccataaccctgtttgcattttttacaaaattatgcccttttttcaactttCATAGTTATTCgattgacaagactgttgaatagtcgagcgttgctgtcctccgacaactCATGTTAAAAATGAAGACTTTATATTAGTCAAACATCGTTTTTGAGCTTGAGTGATGTTTGAAAGGCCAAAACTAATACTTCGGAAGTTTAGCTCGACTGTCaaattatgttgtgaaaaaaagtttcgtaattttgaccaaaaatgaataaatatatgtaGAATCCAGAATAAGCGCTGGAATGTTTCTACATGCATGTTACAAAAGTCACAGACACGAACAGTTTTTATTTCATCATCTTGATAATCTTTTATAACTGTTTATCGATATATTTTTTCTCGTTTTCCATCCCAAAGAAATGCGTAGAATCGTTACGTTAGTTCTGTaatctgaaaaataattatttggttGATTTTCTAACACTATGTTTTTTAGATTTACAAGAGCGACTTGTGGAACGCTATCAGAATTATTACGTTAAAACCTCGATTTGTCCTCTGAAAAGCCAAGAGAACGATATAGATATCAATGAGGTGTACACCCGTCCAGACATGAGGTTAGAACGGAATACGACATATAGCAAAACTATTAAGAAAACGTCAAGAATGAAATGGCCAGAGACTATGTACGGGTCGCACATTGACCAATATGAAGATATATTTGAGACAGACGGTCACAAGAATAGAAGAATTTATATATTAGGCGAAGCTGGGTCAGGTAAGAGTTCCTTTTGCAAAATGATGATTCAAAACTGGTGCAAATGTTTAAATGGCGAAACAAAGAAAACTGTCACTCAGACATCCATCAGCTCTTACGACTGCAGTGCTTATGACAGGAAGTTTATTATTGATATTCCTTATGAATATTTTGGTTACTCTGATAGTTACTACGATAGTTATGATTCTGATGTCATGGATTCCGATAATTACTTAGATTTGGAGGATAAAAAACAGATGAAGAAATTTCAGTTCTTATTCTTTATACCTCTGCATTGCATGTCAGGTTTCAGTAATGATATTCTCGACATGATTGCATCTGTTTCAGAAGATATTGCTTCAAAACAACTTATTGACAAAATACTTCAAATAGAATCAGAAAAATGCCTCATCATTGCCGATGGCCTTGATGAATGGAGTCCGGCAGAATTTAATAAACCTGTGTTGCTGCATGCTACACAAGGAATCCCGAACCTAAGTAAGGTAAAAGACGCAACTGTTATTCTTCTTTCACGGCCTTCAGCCAAAGGTATCTTGAACATGAAGTCTTCAGAATCGGATCTGAAAATACATTTGTTAGGTGTACGTTTGGAGGATTTAAATATATTCGTTGAAAAATACATGGCAAAGTTAGGTAAGAAGTATTTACTCCACACTTTCCGAAATATGGTTGCTGAAACTAAATTACAGAATCTAGAGAAAACACCAATGCTTCTGCAGCAAGTTCTCTGGATGTACTGCTGTGAACAAAAAATAGGTAACTCTACCAGTGATGTCTATAGCAGAATTGTGAATACTATGCTAGCATGGAATGATGGAAAGCAGAACGAGGAGGAACCGACTATAAACATCCGAGCAAATGCTGATGATCAACATGAAAACTGGCAGTTGCCCAGGCTTTTTAATCGGTTTCCCAGATGTATATCCAGTCAGTCAATTATTTGTCCTTTGAGTGAGGTAGCATTTCAAACACTCCTTTCTTCTGCAATCTTTAGTCGATCGGACTTGAAAAAGAAAGGTCTTTCGAATGATGACATTTCTACAGTTCTCAAATTAGGACTTGTGCGTGAGGAAAATTGTTTTGACCCAAGTTATGAAAAAACACAATTGTCTTTTACGCACAAATCATTTCACGAATGTTTTGCTGCCCTTTGTATCACTAGTCATTGTCCGAAAAACCAACAATCAATTGAAAATAATCAGACGTCTAACATAGACAAGCTGTTTAAAGGCACGAGGTCAGTTGATGATATACTGCAGTTAGAAAACATGCTAATTTTAGTGTGTGGGTTTTCGCCATATATAATTACGCAGATGTCTAAGCGCATATATGAAGCTGTTTTGAATGATGAACAAATAGTTGAATATAGAAAGATGCCACCCCGTGATAGAATGGTTTTAGCACGCAAAGTATTGCAGGTTCAGCGACTAATTTCGAAGTGTGCTGCTGAGGCAGAACTGAATGGTTTGCAAGATTTAAGGACACTGATGCTGTGTGATATACAACTATGTGACTTCACTGAGACTAGCCTATTGCAAAAAATCATTACAAATAAAGTTTTATCACTGAACATGTTCGCATATGGACTGCAGAGGTGTGAAATCGAGCGTATATCTGAAATGAGacagattcagtcattatatataAGCCAAGAAGATGACAAATGTCTGCCCCATGAATGTTGCAATATTCTAGCATCTTTTCTGTCGCATGTTGTCACTTTAAGAAGCATACATCTACTAGGCGTCACTTGCCAGATGAAGGAGTGCAATGGTCATAGTTTTGATCTATCAAAGAACCAAGAACTGGGGACTGTTTCCGTCCAGTGTTTGCATATGTGTGTCTCTGATATCAATTCTAATGCTCTCGAATCGTTCACAGTTGATTCAATcgggtttcatgaagataattttGCCCGTTCCTTTTCAAGTTCCTTGTCAAGTTCATTATCAGATACTAGATATCTCAGATATCTTGACATCAAAGGTATGGACGCTGGTTGCAATGAAATCGAGCATCGTAGCATAGATTTATCTGGAAATGAAGAATTACAGGCCTTAAAAATTACTGACTCTAAATATTTGAGCATTTCCAATGTGTATTCTATTACATTGCAGTCATGTGTGATTGAAAATTGTATATTGTCACACAATCAGTGTGAACTATTCTCATCAGCACTGCAGAAATCTATAGGATTAGAAAGGCTTGTTCTGAATCACATACGATGTGATAAGAAATGTTGTGAAGGTCATATTATCAGTATGGTAAATGCAAAGAAACTACAGTCACTTACAATGTGCAACTGTGAGTATCTGTGTGTTTCAAGCATCTCTCAAAGTAATCTGAAGTCATGTAAGATAATGAATTGCCTTTTCGCACACGAACAATACGCATTACTTTCAACTTTACTTTCTCAGTCATCGGTTTTGAGACAACTCGATCTGAGTGGAATTCGGTGCAAATCTCAGATATGTGAGGGTCATTCTGTTGCTTTATCCCATTGTGATCAACTGGACACACTTTTACTTGATCATGGTGAGCGTTTATTTATcacaaatgtttgttttgggaAACTTAAAAATTGTACAGTGGAAGATTTTCTGTATTTATCAAGTAGTGATAGCAAAATTGCTTTAAGTCAACTGGAGCTGAATGCTTGTAAAACTCCACAGAATTTACTTGGCACAGAAAGTGCCAGCCAAAGATCCAATTACAGAATTATCTACCTCCATGAGAACCAAGAGTTTTACAATGAATATTCGTCTAGAAAGGAAACACAAAATCTTGCCTATTTACTTTTTGACCGTGTGTGTTCCGGACTAGTAGACCACTTTTGTCTCTTGTCGTGCACAATCAAGGATTGTCATCTTTCTCATAATCTCTATGACTCCTTACTGCTGAAGCTAGAAGAAGCAGCAAGTCTGCGGCAACTAGAAATGCACAATATTAGATGCGGGCAAAATATGTGTAATGGTCATATTATCAAACTAGCGAAGTTCACAGGTCTTGAAGCATTTACTTTAACGAAATGCAAGTCTTTATCTGTTTCACACGTGTGTTCAGTGAAACTATCATCTTACGTAGTGAAAAATTGCATCTTTCCCGACAAGCCTAGGACACAGTTATTGTCGTCAAAGTCCAAAGTTATTTCTTCAAGTACACTTGAAATTGATGATGCAGCATTTGACAAAGCTAACAGTGAAGAACAACAAACAGATCCATCGAAGCAGTTGAAGCTTCGAAGGCTTGTGATGATGCGCTGTACTAATCCACGCTTGCCAAATATAAACACTTCAGTTTTAACTAAATGTTATATAAGTGGATGTACCTTTTCCCATGAGCAGTACACAGCGTTCACATCATCACTGCGATTTGCATTGCAAATAGCCAGTTTCTGTTTCAGTGATTTAAGATGTAGCTCAAATCATCAGTGCCATGGTCATTCTATCGATCTTTCAAACAAAGCCCATTTAATGACACTCAAAATTCATAATTGTGCTCATCTGCGTATCTTAAATATCTGCTCGAAGTCACTCTCATTCTGTCAGATCGACAACTATACTATGTCACATGGGGAATGTAATTCTTTATTGTCGTCTATTGAACAGGCAGTATCTTTAAGGTACCTTAAACTTTGCAATACTCGATTCGACAGATGTGAAACTAAGGTGAAAGCCCTGaacttgtcaaaacatttaaagaatatCACTTTAATGGCATGCAACgatctatttttttcaaatattcgtTTTAGAAGTGTAAGGTACTTGATGATTTGCAATCAAGCTCTCAGCCATCAGAATTGTTTAACGTTGTCATTATTATTTAAGCACGCAGTGTCAATAAAGCGATTAAAGATCAGTCATGTCCAATGTAGGGAGAATTTATGTGAAGGCCACATGATCGATACAACAGAAACCGGTCAATTGATATCTATCAAAATTATACGTTGTAGGCATCTCTATTTATCCCATTGCCCTTTACGCCTAGAAGCATTTAGACTTGACGACTGTCGACTCCCGCACGAAACATATGAATGTCTCGCAGTATCTTTGACGCAATCAAAGTCTTTAAAAAGGCTTGAGTTGAATAACATCAATTGTATGATGGCAACATGTGATGGACATATTTCAGATTTGTCAGAACTGAAAGAACTCCACATCATAGACTTATTGAATTGTAAACAGCTATCAGTCTTAAATATCTGCTCCAGTACAATACAGTCATGTCGGATCAGCAACTATTTGACTTCCCATGCGCAATTTAGAATTTTATTGTCATCTTTAGAAGAAGCAACTTTGTTAGAACAGCTAGAACTTACAAATGTCCAGTGTGACAAAAATGAATGTGACGGACATGACATTGACCTCTCCAAGCACGCCAAACTTCAAAGTATTTCGTTTGTTCGGTGTAAGCATATGTGTGCGTCCAGCATCGATGGCAGTATGTTAGGATCTGTTACGGTTCGTGGATGCGCACTTTCTCATGAAGAATGTACCCTTTTAACAACAACTGTAACACAAACGAAAGGTTTGAAACAGCTAGAATTGGAGAATATCAGTTGTAGCCAAGATAGGTGCGAAGGTCACACAGTCAATTTAACTGAACATACAAAACTCCAGACCTTATCATTTCAAAGCTGTGGTCAGTTGTTTCTCTTGGGCATAAACTGCTCTGGACTTATAAGCGTTTCAGCCGATATATGCTTCTGTGAGCAAAACCATTTTCTGAAGGATCTATCGTCACTTTCTGAAGCAATACATTTAAGACAGCTTCGGCTAAACGGTGCACGATGTAGTAGTCAGACGAAAATAGATCAAGCGCCTTTGGATTTAGCACATTGCAGGTCTCTTCAGAGCGTGGATATGGTAGCTTGTGAATGCATACCGATATTAAATGTGGCAAAACTCGAGATGTGCTCGTTCACAAACTGTGTCTTGCAACACGACCAATATTCATTGTTATGTTCATCATTACGACAAGCAAAACACTTAAGACAAATAAAATTTCGCAATATAAAATGTATCCAGTCTGACTGTAGTGGTCATAGTATTGACCTTACCAGTCTTCCCCAACTTCTCAGTCTAACTTTGGTTGGTTGTTGGGATCTTCATGCTCCTGGTTTTGATTTTAGCGTGTTAGAATCGTGTGTAGTCCGTGACTGCGAATTAACGCACAAACAGTTTCAGTTACTGGTATCGTTCCTCACAGGAGCTGTGTCTTTACAGCGGCTTACTTTGAGCAATGTCAGATGTACAGAAGATATGTGTGGAGGTCATACATTAGACCTGTCGAAACACACAAATTTAAAGAATCTTGCACTGGTGGCTTGTAAGCATTTTTCTGTGTCAGGGGTAAATTCAACAGTCCTAGAATCGTGTACTATTCAAGACTTGGATATTTTGCACCAAACGTTTTCAAAACTGTTAGCAAATCTGACAGACTCAGCTTTCTTAAAGCATCTCAAACTATGCAGCGTTAAATGTTTGTCTGATAATGAGTGCACGGGTCACACAGTAAGCTTTTCTAAACTTGTAGTAATGCAGAGCCTTGTCGTAATGTCTTGCAAACACTTATGTGTTACAAATATCACTTCAAAAGTATTGGAAGTGTTTACGCTCAGTGACAGTGTAATTTTACATGAGCTAGGATGTCAACTTAATGCATTTTTGGCAACAGCCTTTTCTCTAAAACGCCTTAAATTATGCAATATTAAATGCAATCTGGAAGGATGTGATGGTCACGCCGTCGATTTGTCTCGGCTCAGACTACTCGAGTATTCGGTGCTTGAAAATTGCGAACAGGTGTATAAAGCAAGCACAGGTTAATTCAAGCGGAATATGTCCTTTTTATTGAAATTGGTTCAAACATGCAACTAAAGATATGTTAAATTTTCTCCTAAAGGCAGAAACTAATTGAAAAGAATGAACAACTAAAACCAGTATCTTTTACTGAAAAACTTGACATGCAATGTATAAAatgcagacacattttgttcacatATATCTTGTATTCattactattttgttttaatgtgacGTTTGAAATGTTGAGTAAATCTACATTTTACTTTTATCGGCCTACTTGTTTCCAACTGTGCCAGCATTGAAAATTTgacatacacatatttatgtaaaGAAATCATTTCGTCCATTAGTACGTTAAAGCTGTGTGTTTGTAAAAGTTCTAACATAAACATTCCGTGATAACCAAATGCCATGTCTTTCCATATGATTGTATGTTTGGGGATATCAGTGCATACAACTGACTGTTTATATGGATAGTTTATATATTAAATGTCATAGCAATATTCAAATGTAAACGTAAATATATAGTAcaaatatctatacttagatgTTAGGCTTGAAACCTTTCAAATCTTTGCCACCAACGTACTGCCTACTTTTTGCTTTTATTCAGGAATGTATagacatattaaaacataaatgaaaggAAATTTATATAACCTGAATGAGTGTAAGATATCCTGATAAGCTTTTATACATTTTACTAGAATAAATAACTGTACAATTTCAAGAGGACAACAGATCTCTTTATACATACATTCCGAGtacaaaaaattgttaaaatacaaatACCAGTTTATAATTATCAGCTTAAGAAATAGTATTATTTTCCAGATCTGAATTACTCGAAATGTAAAGGGTGTAAAGAAAGTCCGTTCCGTTTACGCAAATGACCATCATATTATTTTACTGAGATGTTATAGAAAACAGGAAATGTTCATTTCATTCACTGAAAGACTGCCAATGACAATTATTGGATAGATTGAAGTGAATGTATGACATTCGGtgaaaatattcatttacttacatctattgttgaaaatggcattttcacTATTATTTGAGGGAGTAGGCTACTTCCATAATTAGCAGTATATAGATGTTGcagtatatttgttttgttttagattacAGTAGTTGattttgtattgtaaaaataataatgcagATATGACATAAAATTATAATTCGCGCATATAAACTGGTACTAgtaactgattgaacatttgagATGATCGATCATTGTATACATAtttagaattaaatgaaaacaaatctgtAATTGTTAATCCTAGATTGTGAACAAGTACATAGTATTCACACTATATATTGATAGTTAAAAAGACTTAATTGTTTTTATTAGCATTAGACCACattgtaagataagataagataattttttattatagtgacatgtgtatagtattgatatatacatataaaacaatataaattgtAAACACCCGGCCCAACGGGCCTATATGTCACCTATAAGAactatttaacaat
This portion of the Mercenaria mercenaria strain notata unplaced genomic scaffold, MADL_Memer_1 contig_4800, whole genome shotgun sequence genome encodes:
- the LOC128554179 gene encoding uncharacterized protein LOC128554179; the protein is MDHKNQLKKSKYKNWVKGGLALKYLKDGIVGFVDEIVKLEHTRIIKEVKQTTVLVCTHCNFRNLKPQHKHSTDTTTGKYCCPWGQVNCNCLDKKKKPCPNKVCDTIFEEVLKCHSSTPPAPNWKNTDIHKWCSNPLEIAKCYIKAPGYADKVTINDIDVQGLLQILIHSINLQSHFDCNISGDDIFNKTLIRRNTLFHSPSMEMDDNELDKCIDDIIAILEDEKELKRRSDSKEAVSNLKQLKQRDFHITTCNEADVCKEAMAAHDERTRELDERANDIQTMINNSKRDLESRRADLLQEQQEQGSQVKSLDIRMSSLELRVGKIETEMSELKERLEGVKKEVDVLNTSRDFKHDHLEYLKQKQDLQERLVERYQNYYVKTSICPLKSQENDIDINEVYTRPDMRLERNTTYSKTIKKTSRMKWPETMYGSHIDQYEDIFETDGHKNRRIYILGEAGSGKSSFCKMMIQNWCKCLNGETKKTVTQTSISSYDCSAYDRKFIIDIPYEYFGYSDSYYDSYDSDVMDSDNYLDLEDKKQMKKFQFLFFIPLHCMSGFSNDILDMIASVSEDIASKQLIDKILQIESEKCLIIADGLDEWSPAEFNKPVLLHATQGIPNLSKVKDATVILLSRPSAKGILNMKSSESDLKIHLLGVRLEDLNIFVEKYMAKLGKKYLLHTFRNMVAETKLQNLEKTPMLLQQVLWMYCCEQKIGNSTSDVYSRIVNTMLAWNDGKQNEEEPTINIRANADDQHENWQLPRLFNRFPRCISSQSIICPLSEVAFQTLLSSAIFSRSDLKKKGLSNDDISTVLKLGLVREENCFDPSYEKTQLSFTHKSFHECFAALCITSHCPKNQQSIENNQTSNIDKLFKGTRSVDDILQLENMLILVCGFSPYIITQMSKRIYEAVLNDEQIVEYRKMPPRDRMVLARKVLQVQRLISKCAAEAELNGLQDLRTLMLCDIQLCDFTETSLLQKIITNKVLSLNMFAYGLQRCEIERISEMRQIQSLYISQEDDKCLPHECCNILASFLSHVVTLRSIHLLGVTCQMKECNGHSFDLSKNQELGTVSVQCLHMCVSDINSNALESFTVDSIGFHEDNFARSFSSSLSSSLSDTRYLRYLDIKGMDAGCNEIEHRSIDLSGNEELQALKITDSKYLSISNVYSITLQSCVIENCILSHNQCELFSSALQKSIGLERLVLNHIRCDKKCCEGHIISMVNAKKLQSLTMCNCEYLCVSSISQSNLKSCKIMNCLFAHEQYALLSTLLSQSSVLRQLDLSGIRCKSQICEGHSVALSHCDQLDTLLLDHGERLFITNVCFGKLKNCTVEDFLYLSSSDSKIALSQLELNACKTPQNLLGTESASQRSNYRIIYLHENQEFYNEYSSRKETQNLAYLLFDRVCSGLVDHFCLLSCTIKDCHLSHNLYDSLLLKLEEAASLRQLEMHNIRCGQNMCNGHIIKLAKFTGLEAFTLTKCKSLSVSHVCSVKLSSYVVKNCIFPDKPRTQLLSSKSKVISSSTLEIDDAAFDKANSEEQQTDPSKQLKLRRLVMMRCTNPRLPNINTSVLTKCYISGCTFSHEQYTAFTSSLRFALQIASFCFSDLRCSSNHQCHGHSIDLSNKAHLMTLKIHNCAHLRILNICSKSLSFCQIDNYTMSHGECNSLLSSIEQAVSLRYLKLCNTRFDRCETKVKALNLSKHLKNITLMACNDLFFSNIRFRSVRYLMICNQALSHQNCLTLSLLFKHAVSIKRLKISHVQCRENLCEGHMIDTTETGQLISIKIIRCRHLYLSHCPLRLEAFRLDDCRLPHETYECLAVSLTQSKSLKRLELNNINCMMATCDGHISDLSELKELHIIDLLNCKQLSVLNICSSTIQSCRISNYLTSHAQFRILLSSLEEATLLEQLELTNVQCDKNECDGHDIDLSKHAKLQSISFVRCKHMCASSIDGSMLGSVTVRGCALSHEECTLLTTTVTQTKGLKQLELENISCSQDRCEGHTVNLTEHTKLQTLSFQSCGQLFLLGINCSGLISVSADICFCEQNHFLKDLSSLSEAIHLRQLRLNGARCSSQTKIDQAPLDLAHCRSLQSVDMVACECIPILNVAKLEMCSFTNCVLQHDQYSLLCSSLRQAKHLRQIKFRNIKCIQSDCSGHSIDLTSLPQLLSLTLVGCWDLHAPGFDFSVLESCVVRDCELTHKQFQLLVSFLTGAVSLQRLTLSNVRCTEDMCGGHTLDLSKHTNLKNLALVACKHFSVSGVNSTVLESCTIQDLDILHQTFSKLLANLTDSAFLKHLKLCSVKCLSDNECTGHTVSFSKLVVMQSLVVMSCKHLCVTNITSKVLEVFTLSDSVILHELGCQLNAFLATAFSLKRLKLCNIKCNLEGCDGHAVDLSRLRLLEYSVLENCEQVYKASTG